The window GTTCATCCGCCACCGCCCGCGTAGTCGCACTTCCGACGTCTACGATGACGAGCGACGCGGTCGGGACATCCTCGTCGCCGGGCAGCGGGTAGGGGTAGGAGTGGAGGGCCGGCCGCCGGCGTCCGTCCCGCGGCACCGACTGGACCAGGTGGTACAGTCCGCTGCCGCTCGGCTCGCGCCGGAAGGAGAGAAACCGCAGGCTGTCGGGAGCCCACAGCACCGCGGGGGCCGGCGGCGCGTCGGGCTCGGGGATCCCGGCCGCGCGGAGTGGCGAGCGCAGCGGTGTTCCGTACGCGGACTCGGAGGTGCCGTCCCTGGTCAGCGCCCGGATCTCGCCGGTGTTGGCGCACTGAACGTGGAGGTTGTGGTCCCGCACGAGCGCGTTCCACCGGCGATCGGGAGAGGCCACCGCATCGGACGGCGCCGCCCGGTGCGCCGGCCGGCACGTATGATCGCGCAGATCGTACTCCCAACGCGTCTCGCCTACCTCAACGCGGAGCGCGGTGCCCGGTGGAAGGAGCTCGATGCGGTCGAACGGCAGCGCCGCGGGATCGCACGGTGACCCCGATGCCTGAGACAACGCGGCCGCCAGCCGGGCGGGGTCGAACACCGGTTCCCGCGCCGCCCGCTCCGGATCCACGAGTACGAATTCGTGGCCCTCGCGGGTGCGGATGCGGTACCAGAACCGTCCGTGCTCGTCGAGCCAGTGCGGCTCGACGGCCGTGCGGAACAGCATGCGGCTGACGTGCCACGGCAGAAACTGTTCGGCCCGGACGTACCGTTCTACCGGCAGCAGGGGCATCGCACCGACGATACCTGGGAGACGGACAATTGTAAATGTCGCGCCCGCGATCATTGACACGGGCGCCGGCCAACGTGTTATTCTTCGTGCGCAACCTGTTCCGGCGATCGGGCGCCGTGTTCGAAGTTGAGCGGGAGGTGTCGCAATGGGGCTCGTCAGGTGGCGGAAGATCGTTACGCTCTGCGCCGGTGCGGCGCTGGTCGTCGCGGTAGGCTCCGGCGTCGCCTCGCCGGCACAGACGCCCGACACGTTGGTGGTCGCGCAAAGCGCCGACCCCGACACGGCCGACCCGCACAAGAGCACCGGCACGGCGACGATGAACGTCCTCATCAATCTCTACGACACGCTGGTGCGCCGGGACGCCGACCTGAAACTCCACCCGGGCCTGGCGCTGTCGTGGCGCATGGTGGATCCGACCACCTGGGAGTTCAAACTCCGCCAGGGCGTCAAGTTTCACGACGGCGAACCGTTCAACGCGCAGGCGGTCAAGTTCTCGTTCGACCGAATGCTAGATCCCAAGACCAAGTGGCCGGGCGCCGGCGGCCTGCGTCTTATTAAGGCGGTAAGCGCGGTCGACGACTCGACGGTGCGGATCACGACGCAGGCGCCGTGGCCGGCAATGCCGCGGTTCCTCGGGTACTATGGGATGATCGTGCCGCCGGGATATCTCAAGCAAAACGGCGAGGAGTCGCTCATCCGCCATCCGGTCGGCACGGGGCCGTACCGATTCGTCCGCTGGGTCAAGGACGACCGCATGGAGCTCCAGGCCAATCCCGAGTACTGGGGCGGCCGCCCCAAGATCAATCGCGTGGTCTTCCGGGTGATCCCGACGGACGCGCCGCGGGTCGCGGAGCTGCTCGCCGGGTCGGTGCAGATCATCAACCTCATCCCGCCCGAGTTGTTCAGCCCGATCCAAATCTCGTCGAAGACCAAGCTCGTGGTGGGCAAGAGCCTCAGCATCTTCTTCGTGATCTACAACCTGGTCAACGTCCCGAAGGACAAGCCGCTGGCCGATCCCAGGGTGCGGCAGGCGATGAACTACGCGATCAACCGCGAGGCGATCGTGAAGACCGTGCTGCACGGCGTCGGCGAGCCGGTCGCCACCTTCTGCAGCCAGATCATGGAGGCGTGCGACAAGTCGGTCCCGCCGTTCGGGTACAACCCGGACCGGGCCCGCGCGCTGCTGCGCGAGGCCGGCTACGCCAACGGCTTCGATTTCACCATCAGCGGGACGAGCGGGATCTACCCCGGCGACCGGGACATCGTCCTCGCCGTGGCGGACCAGCTGTCCAAGGTCGGCGTGCGCGCAAAGGTCGACACCCAGGAGATCGGCGTGCAGCTGCGGGCGGTGTTGGACCGGAAACTGGCCGATGACGGCTGGTTCACCCGGTTCACCGATTTCTTCGGGATCGCGCCGATCATTCCGCTCAGGGCGTTCTACTCCACGCCCGGCGAGTGGTCCATCTGGCGGCCCGGCTACCAACCCTTCAACCAGCTGGTCGACGAGGCGCAGGCGGCTCCCGACGAGGCGAAGCTGCGCGACGCCTCCAAGAAGCTGCAGCTGATGTACAAGGAGCAGGCTCCGGCCATCTCGCTGTTTACCGCGCCCAACGCCTTCGGCATACGCCGCGAGGTGGAGTTTACACCGCGGCCGGACCTGCTGCTGCCGATGATCGACGCGTCTTGGAACACACAGTA of the bacterium genome contains:
- a CDS encoding ABC transporter substrate-binding protein, whose product is MGLVRWRKIVTLCAGAALVVAVGSGVASPAQTPDTLVVAQSADPDTADPHKSTGTATMNVLINLYDTLVRRDADLKLHPGLALSWRMVDPTTWEFKLRQGVKFHDGEPFNAQAVKFSFDRMLDPKTKWPGAGGLRLIKAVSAVDDSTVRITTQAPWPAMPRFLGYYGMIVPPGYLKQNGEESLIRHPVGTGPYRFVRWVKDDRMELQANPEYWGGRPKINRVVFRVIPTDAPRVAELLAGSVQIINLIPPELFSPIQISSKTKLVVGKSLSIFFVIYNLVNVPKDKPLADPRVRQAMNYAINREAIVKTVLHGVGEPVATFCSQIMEACDKSVPPFGYNPDRARALLREAGYANGFDFTISGTSGIYPGDRDIVLAVADQLSKVGVRAKVDTQEIGVQLRAVLDRKLADDGWFTRFTDFFGIAPIIPLRAFYSTPGEWSIWRPGYQPFNQLVDEAQAAPDEAKLRDASKKLQLMYKEQAPAISLFTAPNAFGIRREVEFTPRPDLLLPMIDASWNTQ